One stretch of Streptomyces agglomeratus DNA includes these proteins:
- a CDS encoding zinc-dependent alcohol dehydrogenase, with product MSSRSVLIERPGEHRLVAGPRPEPGPGEVLVRVAAAGICMSDREVYDGHRDAAYVRYPVVPGHEWAGTVEAVGEGVGASLLGRRTVAEGFRACGTCERCRSGDTSLCAAGYDETGFTRPGAFADHVVVPARLLHPLADDADLPAAALLEPAAVVAAAVRAGRPEAGERVAVVGAGTLGLLAVQLLAAASPAELTVFDPREERGAQALEFGASDARTPEEGAERAGRYDLVIETAGAPTTAASSCLLARRGGRVVLTGMFTPGAAGIDPVHLSLNQLTVRSVFGAPSSAWSFAVRAFGAGLIDPRPLITHEFPLERFSDAVALVGGGDPGVGKVLLRP from the coding sequence GTGAGCAGCCGTTCGGTCCTGATCGAGCGGCCCGGCGAGCACCGGCTGGTGGCCGGGCCACGGCCCGAGCCGGGTCCCGGCGAGGTGCTGGTGCGGGTGGCCGCCGCCGGGATCTGTATGAGCGACCGCGAGGTGTACGACGGCCACCGCGACGCGGCGTACGTGCGCTATCCGGTCGTTCCCGGCCACGAGTGGGCGGGAACGGTCGAGGCGGTGGGTGAGGGGGTCGGCGCTTCGCTCCTCGGGCGCAGGACCGTGGCCGAGGGGTTCCGGGCGTGCGGCACGTGCGAGCGGTGCCGGAGCGGCGACACGTCGCTGTGCGCGGCCGGGTATGACGAGACGGGTTTCACGCGGCCGGGTGCCTTCGCCGACCACGTGGTCGTCCCGGCACGGCTGCTGCACCCGCTCGCCGACGACGCCGATCTGCCGGCCGCCGCACTGCTGGAGCCCGCCGCGGTAGTGGCCGCGGCCGTGCGGGCCGGCCGGCCGGAGGCGGGCGAGCGGGTGGCAGTCGTGGGCGCGGGGACGCTCGGACTGCTGGCGGTACAACTGCTCGCCGCCGCGAGCCCGGCGGAGCTGACGGTCTTCGACCCCCGCGAGGAACGCGGGGCGCAGGCGCTGGAGTTCGGGGCGAGTGATGCCCGTACACCGGAGGAGGGCGCGGAGCGGGCGGGCCGGTACGACCTCGTGATCGAGACCGCCGGAGCGCCTACCACTGCTGCGTCGTCCTGTCTGCTGGCCCGGCGGGGCGGCCGGGTGGTCCTCACCGGGATGTTCACGCCGGGGGCGGCCGGGATCGATCCGGTGCATCTGTCGCTGAACCAGCTCACGGTGAGGTCCGTTTTCGGGGCGCCGTCGTCGGCGTGGTCGTTCGCCGTACGGGCGTTCGGCGCCGGGCTGATCGACCCGAGGCCGCTGATCACCCACGAGTTTCCGCTGGAGAGGTTCTCCGACGCGGTGGCGCTCGTGGGGGGCGGCGATCCCGGCGTCGGAAAGGTGCTGCTGCGGCCGTAG
- a CDS encoding mandelate racemase/muconate lactonizing enzyme family protein, which produces MRITGISTHVVGTPWRNLTYVVVHTDEGLTGVGETRMLGHTDALLGYLREAEANHIAGSDPFAVEDLVNRMKYGDYGRAGEIVMSGIAVVEMACWDIKGKALGVPVWQLLGGKVTDRIKAYANGWYTTERTPEAYHKAAQAVVERGYRALKIDPFGTGHYELDHAGTLYAVSLIEAVRDAIGPETELMLEMHGRFSPATAVRLARELAPFRPAWLEEPVPPENLKALEKVAAKVDMPIATGERVHDRIEFRELFESQAADIIQPDLGHIGGILEARKLAATAETHYVQIAPHNVGGPVLTAASLQLGACTPNFKILEHFNDFADAEIKRVVRGAPQVVDGYFEVSHAPGLGVELDVEAAAEFPQQQARFDLWAEGWEQRKPK; this is translated from the coding sequence TTGCGTATTACGGGAATCAGCACGCATGTCGTCGGGACACCCTGGCGCAATCTCACCTATGTCGTCGTCCATACGGACGAAGGGCTCACCGGTGTCGGTGAGACCCGCATGCTCGGCCACACCGACGCGCTGCTCGGCTACCTCCGCGAGGCCGAGGCCAACCACATCGCGGGATCGGACCCGTTCGCCGTCGAAGACCTCGTGAACAGGATGAAGTACGGCGATTACGGGCGGGCCGGCGAAATCGTCATGTCGGGCATCGCCGTCGTGGAGATGGCCTGCTGGGACATCAAGGGCAAGGCGCTCGGGGTGCCGGTGTGGCAGCTGCTCGGCGGGAAGGTCACCGACAGGATCAAGGCCTACGCCAATGGCTGGTACACCACGGAGCGCACTCCCGAGGCGTACCACAAAGCCGCGCAGGCGGTCGTCGAGCGGGGCTACCGGGCACTGAAGATCGACCCGTTCGGGACCGGTCACTACGAACTCGACCACGCGGGAACGCTCTACGCCGTCTCGCTGATCGAGGCCGTACGTGACGCCATCGGCCCGGAGACCGAGCTGATGCTGGAGATGCACGGGCGTTTCTCCCCCGCCACGGCGGTGCGGCTCGCCCGCGAACTGGCTCCCTTCCGGCCCGCCTGGCTGGAGGAGCCCGTACCGCCGGAGAACCTCAAGGCGTTGGAGAAGGTCGCCGCCAAGGTGGACATGCCGATCGCCACCGGGGAGCGCGTCCACGACCGGATCGAGTTCCGCGAGCTGTTCGAGTCGCAGGCGGCCGACATCATCCAGCCGGACCTCGGACACATCGGCGGCATCCTGGAGGCCAGGAAGCTCGCCGCGACCGCCGAGACGCACTACGTACAGATCGCGCCGCACAACGTGGGCGGACCGGTACTCACCGCCGCGAGCCTCCAGCTCGGCGCCTGCACCCCCAACTTCAAGATCCTTGAGCACTTCAACGACTTCGCCGACGCCGAGATCAAGAGGGTCGTGCGCGGGGCGCCGCAGGTGGTCGACGGGTACTTCGAGGTGTCCCACGCACCCGGTCTCGGCGTCGAGCTCGATGTCGAGGCAGCGGCCGAATTCCCGCAGCAGCAGGCGAGGTTCGACCTGTGGGCCGAGGGCTGGGAGCAGAGGAAGCCCAAGTGA
- a CDS encoding IclR family transcriptional regulator has protein sequence MGRLVPAVTRSLDILELFLEGDGTLSAPDVTRRLQLPRTTVHELLTTLAARSYVVPVPDQPGRYRLGVRTYQLGSRYAEQLDLAAEGQQVAREVAETCDETVHVAILEDADVIYIAKVDSTHAVRMVSAAGRRLPAHCTSVGKMLLASLPEAELDARVEGRDLAAMTPNSITDPGELRTALAGIRARGLAFEHRESNPDVSCVAAPVRDSAGRVVAALSISVPMIRWSEAREAELAELAAKGAADLSVRLGHRARS, from the coding sequence ATGGGACGACTGGTCCCGGCGGTGACGAGGTCGCTGGACATACTGGAGCTGTTCCTGGAAGGGGACGGCACGCTCTCCGCGCCCGACGTCACCCGCAGGCTCCAACTGCCGCGCACCACGGTGCACGAGCTGCTCACCACGCTCGCCGCGCGCTCCTATGTGGTGCCCGTTCCGGACCAGCCCGGCCGCTACCGGCTCGGTGTGCGTACGTACCAGCTCGGCAGCCGGTACGCGGAACAGCTCGATCTCGCCGCGGAGGGGCAGCAGGTGGCCCGTGAGGTGGCCGAGACCTGCGACGAGACCGTCCATGTCGCCATCCTGGAGGACGCCGACGTCATCTACATCGCCAAGGTGGATTCCACGCACGCGGTCCGCATGGTCTCCGCCGCCGGCCGCAGGCTCCCCGCGCACTGCACCTCCGTGGGCAAGATGCTGCTCGCCTCACTGCCGGAGGCGGAGCTCGACGCACGCGTCGAGGGGCGGGACCTGGCTGCCATGACGCCCAACAGCATCACCGATCCGGGGGAGTTGCGCACCGCCCTCGCCGGCATCCGCGCACGCGGCCTCGCTTTCGAGCACCGGGAGTCGAACCCGGACGTGAGCTGCGTGGCCGCTCCGGTGCGCGACAGTGCCGGCCGGGTCGTGGCCGCGCTCTCCATCTCCGTGCCCATGATCCGGTGGAGCGAGGCGCGGGAGGCGGAGCTGGCCGAACTCGCGGCCAAGGGCGCGGCAGACCTGTCGGTCCGCCTCGGTCACCGGGCCCGGTCGTGA
- a CDS encoding SMP-30/gluconolactonase/LRE family protein, protein MTRETVRVAVREQASLGEGPTWDAATGRLIWVDILSARIHTYEPVSGRRTVMATAQHVGAAKPRAGGGLVVNLRDGIGLYGPDLAFSWLVRDPAPGRRGNDAAVAPDGALWAGTMRYDEAPGGGGLTRIAPDGTAARAATAAVSNGTGWSPDGRLMYYADSPTRRIDVFDVAGESVVNRRAWVTIEEAAGYPDGLTVDADGCVWVALWDGAAIRRYTPDGRLDRTVALPVRRPTACAFGGAGLRDLYVTTARTGLTRPHPLSGSLLVVPDAGRGLPGTPFGG, encoded by the coding sequence GTGACCCGGGAAACCGTGCGGGTCGCCGTACGGGAGCAGGCGTCGCTCGGCGAGGGCCCGACCTGGGACGCGGCGACCGGCCGGCTGATCTGGGTGGACATCCTCTCCGCGCGCATACACACCTACGAGCCAGTGAGCGGCCGTCGTACGGTGATGGCCACCGCCCAGCACGTCGGCGCGGCCAAGCCGCGGGCGGGTGGCGGCCTGGTCGTCAACCTCCGGGACGGAATCGGGCTGTACGGACCCGATCTGGCCTTCTCCTGGCTGGTGCGCGACCCCGCGCCCGGCCGCCGCGGCAATGACGCCGCCGTCGCCCCCGACGGGGCGCTGTGGGCGGGCACCATGCGGTACGACGAGGCGCCGGGCGGCGGGGGTCTGACCCGGATAGCGCCGGACGGCACGGCCGCGCGCGCGGCTACCGCCGCCGTCAGCAACGGCACCGGCTGGAGCCCCGACGGGCGCCTGATGTACTACGCCGACTCGCCCACCCGCCGTATCGACGTCTTCGACGTGGCCGGCGAGAGCGTGGTGAACCGGCGCGCGTGGGTGACGATCGAGGAGGCCGCGGGCTACCCGGACGGCCTGACCGTCGACGCCGACGGCTGCGTGTGGGTGGCGCTCTGGGACGGCGCGGCGATCCGCCGGTACACGCCGGACGGACGGCTCGACCGGACCGTCGCACTTCCCGTACGCCGCCCCACGGCCTGCGCCTTCGGCGGCGCCGGTCTGCGCGATCTGTACGTCACCACGGCACGCACCGGCCTCACCCGCCCGCACCCGCTCTCCGGCTCCCTCCTGGTCGTGCCGGACGCGGGCCGGGGCCTGCCCGGCACCCCGTTCGGGGGATGA
- a CDS encoding NADH:flavin oxidoreductase/NADH oxidase: protein MSALFEPYTLRSLTIPNRIWMAPMCQYSAEVFGPNAGVANDWHFAHYAARAAGGTGLILVEATAVSPEGRISPADLGLWNDRQVEAFRRVTAFLESQGTVPGIQLAHAGRKASTDRPWRGGAPLAEDHPEGWRPLAPSPLPYGETHGVPSELTTAQIREIVGQFADSARRALSAGFKVAEIHGAHGYLIGEFLSPHSNRRTDAYGGSFENRTRFALEVVDAVRAVWPEELPLFFRISATDWLTENTEDERSGWTADDTVRFAGELIAHGVDLLDVSTGGLAPGARIPVGPGYQVPFAERVRTEAGLPVAAVGLITDPVQADKILTDGRADAVLLGRELLRNPSFALHAARDLAGEVRTPEQYGYAI from the coding sequence GTGAGCGCCCTCTTCGAGCCCTACACCCTGCGATCGCTGACCATTCCCAACCGCATCTGGATGGCCCCCATGTGCCAGTACAGCGCGGAGGTGTTCGGGCCGAACGCCGGAGTCGCGAACGACTGGCACTTCGCCCACTACGCGGCCCGCGCGGCCGGCGGCACCGGACTGATCCTGGTGGAGGCCACGGCGGTCAGCCCCGAGGGCCGGATCAGCCCTGCCGACCTGGGCCTCTGGAACGACCGGCAGGTCGAGGCGTTCCGCCGCGTCACGGCCTTCCTCGAGAGCCAGGGCACGGTGCCGGGCATCCAGCTGGCCCACGCCGGACGCAAGGCATCCACCGACCGGCCGTGGCGCGGCGGCGCACCCCTCGCCGAGGACCACCCCGAGGGCTGGCGGCCCCTCGCGCCGAGCCCGCTGCCGTACGGCGAAACCCATGGCGTACCGAGCGAGCTGACCACAGCTCAGATCCGGGAGATCGTCGGACAGTTCGCCGACTCCGCGCGCCGGGCCCTCTCGGCCGGGTTCAAGGTGGCCGAGATCCATGGCGCGCACGGCTATCTGATCGGCGAGTTCCTCTCTCCGCACAGCAACCGGCGCACCGACGCGTACGGCGGCTCCTTCGAGAACCGGACGCGCTTCGCCCTGGAAGTGGTGGACGCGGTGCGCGCGGTGTGGCCCGAGGAGCTTCCCCTGTTCTTCCGGATCTCGGCCACCGACTGGCTCACCGAGAACACCGAGGACGAGCGCAGCGGCTGGACCGCCGACGACACCGTCCGCTTCGCCGGCGAGCTGATCGCGCACGGCGTGGACCTGCTCGACGTCTCGACGGGCGGGCTGGCGCCGGGCGCCCGGATCCCCGTCGGCCCGGGCTACCAGGTGCCGTTCGCCGAGCGGGTCCGGACCGAGGCGGGCCTGCCGGTCGCCGCGGTCGGCCTGATCACCGACCCGGTGCAGGCAGACAAGATCCTCACCGACGGACGGGCCGACGCGGTGCTGCTCGGCCGGGAACTGCTGCGCAACCCCTCGTTCGCCCTCCATGCCGCCCGCGACCTGGCGGGCGAGGTGCGTACACCGGAGCAGTACGGTTACGCCATCTGA
- a CDS encoding ArsR/SmtB family transcription factor, whose amino-acid sequence MSTATSTRELAHPTRDEIRLEGVLHALSDPMRLLIVREMAVAESDLACSYFTLPVTKSTTTHHFRVLRESGVIRQAYRGTAKLNGLRREDLDALFPGLIDRVLEAAALEADRLGTDV is encoded by the coding sequence GTGAGCACCGCCACGAGCACGCGTGAACTCGCGCACCCCACGCGTGACGAGATCCGCCTCGAAGGCGTGCTCCACGCCCTCTCCGACCCGATGCGCCTGCTCATCGTCCGCGAGATGGCGGTGGCCGAGTCCGACCTGGCCTGCTCGTACTTCACGCTTCCCGTCACCAAGTCGACGACCACCCACCACTTCCGCGTGCTGCGGGAGAGCGGGGTCATCCGGCAGGCATACCGGGGCACGGCCAAGCTCAACGGGCTGCGCCGCGAGGACCTGGACGCCCTCTTCCCCGGGCTCATCGACCGCGTGCTGGAAGCGGCGGCCCTGGAGGCGGACCGGCTCGGCACCGACGTCTGA
- a CDS encoding FAD-dependent oxidoreductase, with protein sequence MLRVAVIGSGPSGVYAAQALVQREAVPDVHVHVLDRLPCPYGLVRYGVAPDHEKIKSLQGSLRTVLEHERITFVGHAEVGAAGLTCARLLELYHAVVYCVGAATDRRLGIPGEDLPGSCSATDFVSWYSAHPDASANGFALGARSAVVIGVGNVAVDVARVLARGAHELLPTDVPQPALDVLANSRVRDVHMVGRRGPSQAKFTTKELRELGTLPHAGVVVRPEELALDPAYADPESAAAVALPAVNRRNVEVLRGWAAGAGGERARRIHLRFFLRPVEVLEENGRAAGVRFERTVPDGSGGVRGTGSYKDIEAQLVLRSVGYRGAPLRGLPFDPGNGTVPHAAGRVLRDGVPSPGEYVAGWIKRGPTGVIGTNRPCAKETVASLLADAPALAARPLADDPLTALRESGVRPVVWNDWRAIEAAEAALGRSLGRRSVKLHDWAGLLAAAHGDR encoded by the coding sequence GTGCTTCGAGTCGCAGTGATCGGTTCAGGCCCCAGCGGGGTCTACGCCGCGCAGGCCCTGGTACAGCGGGAGGCGGTTCCGGACGTGCACGTGCACGTGCTGGACCGGCTGCCCTGCCCGTACGGACTGGTGCGCTACGGCGTCGCACCGGACCACGAGAAGATCAAGTCGCTCCAGGGAAGCCTCCGGACCGTTCTCGAGCACGAGCGGATCACCTTCGTCGGCCATGCCGAGGTGGGGGCCGCCGGGCTCACCTGCGCACGGCTGCTGGAGCTCTACCACGCAGTCGTGTACTGCGTCGGGGCCGCGACCGACCGCAGGCTCGGCATTCCCGGCGAGGATCTGCCCGGGAGCTGCTCGGCCACCGATTTCGTCTCCTGGTACAGCGCGCATCCGGACGCGTCCGCGAACGGCTTCGCACTGGGCGCGCGTTCGGCCGTCGTCATCGGTGTGGGCAATGTGGCGGTGGACGTGGCCCGCGTCCTGGCGCGCGGCGCGCACGAGCTGCTGCCCACCGATGTGCCGCAGCCGGCACTCGACGTGCTGGCGAACAGCCGGGTGCGGGATGTGCACATGGTGGGCCGGCGCGGGCCTTCGCAGGCGAAGTTCACCACCAAGGAGCTGCGTGAGCTGGGCACACTGCCGCACGCGGGAGTGGTCGTACGGCCCGAGGAGCTCGCCCTGGATCCGGCGTACGCCGATCCGGAGTCGGCCGCCGCAGTGGCGCTGCCCGCCGTGAACCGGCGCAATGTCGAGGTGCTGCGGGGCTGGGCAGCGGGCGCCGGAGGGGAGCGGGCGCGCCGCATTCATCTGCGGTTCTTCCTGCGGCCCGTGGAAGTACTGGAGGAGAACGGGCGGGCGGCGGGGGTGCGCTTCGAGCGCACGGTGCCCGACGGGAGCGGCGGAGTACGCGGCACGGGATCGTACAAGGACATCGAGGCCCAGCTGGTACTGCGGTCGGTCGGCTACCGGGGGGCGCCGCTGCGCGGCCTGCCGTTCGATCCGGGGAACGGGACCGTGCCGCACGCCGCCGGACGCGTGCTGCGGGACGGTGTGCCGTCGCCCGGCGAGTACGTGGCGGGCTGGATCAAGCGGGGCCCGACCGGCGTCATAGGTACGAACCGGCCGTGCGCCAAGGAGACGGTGGCCTCACTCCTCGCCGACGCGCCCGCGCTCGCCGCGCGCCCGCTCGCGGACGACCCGCTCACCGCACTGCGGGAGTCGGGCGTCCGGCCGGTGGTGTGGAACGACTGGCGGGCGATCGAGGCGGCAGAGGCGGCGCTGGGCCGCTCGCTCGGCCGCAGGTCGGTCAAGCTGCACGACTGGGCGGGACTGCTGGCCGCCGCGCACGGCGACCGCTGA
- a CDS encoding DUF6214 family protein, whose protein sequence is MYWRRCPRSGSPSRRYARTCRSTASRWPPSGSRGRSAVAAGWLPRRPRPAPAAPEPKTPPARRARPSWPGGRAGRRIAAQAYRSAQLAGQDPVLAVMDATGRSRRGSLRLIASARDEGHLSPRHNRR, encoded by the coding sequence ATGTACTGGCGGCGATGTCCGCGGAGCGGATCACCGTCGAGGAGGTACGCGCGGACCTGCCGCTCGACGGCTTCACGGTGGCCGCCGAGTGGGTCGAGGGGCCGCTCGGCGGTGGCCGCCGGGTGGTTGCCGAGGCGCCCCCGCCCCGCCCCGGCGGCGCCGGAGCCGAAGACGCCGCCCGCCCGGCGGGCCCGCCCGTCCTGGCCCGGCGGCCGGGCGGGCCGCCGGATCGCGGCGCAGGCGTACCGGTCGGCCCAGCTGGCCGGACAGGACCCGGTACTGGCGGTGATGGACGCGACGGGCCGCAGCAGGCGGGGGTCGCTCCGGCTGATCGCGAGCGCGCGTGACGAGGGTCATCTGTCCCCCCGCCACAACCGCCGTTAG
- a CDS encoding DUF305 domain-containing protein: MLIHPHSTRARRPARAARTAAAVAVAAASVLTLGACDAGGGAAPESKASAGPSVVAPGKPGEPAKTLSAQEAADSLPDGSPNGADIGYARMMIKHHAQALVMTELAPERAASTQVKRLAARISAAQGPEIDAMRGWLDNNAGAGHKGGHDHAAMPGMATDKQLAQLREAEGKDFDRLFLKLMTVHHEGAVAMATEVLAQGNNVQVEEMATDVVAQQTAEIGRMRDML; encoded by the coding sequence GTGTTGATCCACCCTCACTCCACGCGCGCCCGCAGACCCGCCCGTGCGGCCCGCACGGCCGCCGCGGTCGCGGTGGCCGCGGCCTCGGTACTGACTCTCGGCGCGTGCGACGCGGGCGGTGGGGCCGCGCCGGAGTCGAAGGCGTCCGCCGGGCCTTCCGTGGTAGCGCCGGGGAAGCCGGGTGAGCCCGCGAAGACCCTGTCGGCGCAGGAGGCGGCGGACTCGCTTCCCGACGGCTCGCCCAACGGGGCGGACATCGGTTACGCGCGGATGATGATCAAGCACCACGCCCAGGCCCTGGTGATGACGGAACTCGCTCCGGAGCGGGCCGCGTCCACACAGGTCAAGCGCCTCGCCGCGCGGATCTCGGCGGCCCAGGGCCCGGAGATCGACGCCATGCGGGGGTGGCTGGACAACAACGCCGGCGCCGGGCACAAGGGCGGCCACGACCACGCGGCGATGCCGGGAATGGCTACGGACAAGCAGCTCGCACAACTGCGCGAGGCCGAGGGCAAGGACTTCGACCGGCTCTTCCTGAAGCTGATGACCGTCCACCACGAGGGCGCGGTCGCCATGGCGACCGAGGTCCTGGCACAGGGGAACAACGTCCAGGTCGAGGAGATGGCGACGGACGTGGTCGCGCAGCAGACCGCAGAGATCGGCAGGATGCGCGACATGCTGTAA
- a CDS encoding LVIVD repeat-containing protein codes for MTSLHITRVRRRSLGVATAAAGLIATLLTAGPAAAIPDPGDAPAKKESLTTSQQAEAGAAIESGEIPGVDEIVHSKNIEHLVNVPKDAIKGTNSDLAFQGKYAFAGNYDGFRIFDISNPKAPKTVSQVLCPGAQNDVSVSGNLLFLSTDSSRNDNSCASTSQPATEKSSWEGMKIFDISDKSNPQYVAAVETACGSHTHTLVPERRNVYVYVSSYAPNDTFPDCKPPHDGISIIKVPRGAPEESAIVDFPVLFPDGGNPGAPTNPGVSKTTGCHDITVLPSKDLAAGACMGDGIILDIEDPERPRVIDRVQDNVNFAFWHSATFNQKADKVVFTDELGGGSGATCNEATGPARGADGIYDITGKGDQRKLVFRSYFKIDRHQAPTENCVAHNGSLIPVKGKDIMVQAWYQGGVSVWDFTDSSNPHEIAFFERGPVSATSLVTGGSWSAYYYNGYIYSNDIVKGFDVLKLDDKRTDGARKVRLHELNVQTQPDYRR; via the coding sequence GTGACCTCGTTGCACATCACCCGCGTGCGGCGCAGAAGCCTGGGCGTGGCAACAGCGGCGGCAGGGCTGATCGCCACGCTGCTGACGGCCGGGCCGGCGGCCGCGATCCCCGACCCGGGAGACGCGCCCGCGAAGAAGGAAAGCCTGACCACCTCGCAGCAGGCCGAAGCCGGGGCCGCCATCGAGAGCGGCGAGATACCCGGTGTGGACGAGATCGTCCACAGCAAGAACATCGAGCACCTCGTGAACGTCCCCAAGGACGCGATCAAGGGCACCAATTCGGACCTGGCGTTCCAGGGGAAGTACGCCTTCGCGGGGAACTACGACGGCTTTCGTATCTTCGACATCAGCAACCCGAAGGCCCCGAAGACGGTCTCCCAGGTGCTGTGCCCGGGTGCGCAGAACGACGTGTCGGTCTCCGGAAACCTGCTGTTCCTCTCCACGGACTCCTCGCGCAACGACAACTCGTGCGCGAGCACCTCACAGCCCGCCACGGAGAAGTCCTCCTGGGAGGGCATGAAGATCTTCGACATCAGCGACAAGAGCAACCCGCAGTACGTCGCCGCCGTCGAGACCGCGTGCGGCTCGCACACGCACACGCTGGTGCCCGAGCGCCGCAACGTCTACGTCTACGTCTCGTCGTACGCGCCGAACGACACGTTCCCGGACTGCAAGCCGCCGCACGACGGCATCTCCATCATCAAGGTGCCGCGCGGCGCCCCGGAGGAGTCGGCGATCGTGGACTTCCCGGTGCTCTTCCCGGACGGCGGCAACCCGGGCGCGCCCACCAACCCGGGCGTCTCCAAGACCACCGGCTGCCACGACATCACCGTGCTGCCCTCGAAGGACCTGGCCGCCGGCGCCTGCATGGGTGACGGCATCATCCTCGACATCGAGGACCCGGAGCGGCCGCGGGTCATCGACCGCGTCCAGGACAACGTCAACTTCGCGTTCTGGCACTCGGCGACCTTCAACCAGAAGGCCGACAAGGTCGTGTTCACCGACGAGCTCGGCGGCGGCAGCGGCGCCACCTGCAACGAGGCCACCGGGCCCGCGCGCGGCGCCGACGGCATCTACGACATCACCGGCAAGGGCGATCAGCGCAAGCTGGTCTTCCGGAGCTACTTCAAGATCGACCGCCACCAGGCGCCCACCGAGAACTGCGTCGCCCACAACGGCTCGCTGATCCCGGTCAAGGGCAAGGACATCATGGTCCAGGCCTGGTACCAGGGCGGCGTCTCCGTCTGGGACTTCACCGACTCGTCCAACCCGCACGAGATCGCCTTCTTCGAGCGCGGTCCGGTGAGCGCGACCTCCCTGGTCACCGGCGGCTCCTGGTCGGCGTACTACTACAACGGCTACATCTACTCGAACGACATAGTGAAGGGCTTCGACGTACTGAAGCTCGACGACAAGCGCACCGACGGCGCCAGGAAGGTCCGGCTGCACGAGCTCAACGTGCAGACCCAGCCCGACTACCGCCGCTGA
- a CDS encoding TetR/AcrR family transcriptional regulator has translation MSPRSASVNEELRRRSRERLLEATVELVGERGYEATTLGDIADRAGSARGLISYYFPGKRQLLQSAVHRLMHRTLEAALEREPRTDDGRELLARAIDAVLGLACERPVLMRTHMAGILQAEGFVRCPEQQRLAELLRGTVARYGSPDVDTDYPLLRALLMGAVFAVLLPGAPMPLPSLRAELFQRYGLAWELGVPPGGEPPGGTRARTVGQRR, from the coding sequence ATGTCCCCGCGCAGCGCATCGGTCAATGAAGAGTTGCGTCGCCGTTCCCGGGAACGGCTGCTGGAGGCCACGGTGGAGCTCGTCGGGGAGCGCGGCTACGAGGCGACGACGCTCGGCGACATCGCGGACCGGGCCGGATCGGCGCGCGGACTGATCTCGTACTACTTCCCCGGCAAACGGCAGTTGCTCCAGTCGGCCGTCCACCGGCTGATGCACCGCACGCTCGAAGCGGCCCTCGAACGCGAACCGCGCACCGACGACGGCCGGGAACTGCTGGCCCGGGCGATCGACGCCGTACTGGGTCTCGCCTGCGAACGCCCCGTCCTCATGCGCACCCACATGGCGGGCATTCTCCAGGCCGAGGGATTCGTGCGGTGCCCCGAACAGCAGCGCCTCGCGGAGTTGCTGCGCGGCACCGTGGCGCGCTACGGCTCGCCGGATGTGGACACCGATTATCCGCTGCTGCGGGCACTGTTGATGGGCGCGGTGTTCGCCGTACTGCTGCCGGGGGCGCCGATGCCGCTCCCCAGCCTGCGCGCCGAGCTGTTCCAGCGGTACGGGCTGGCGTGGGAACTCGGTGTGCCGCCGGGCGGTGAACCGCCCGGCGGCACCCGTGCGCGGACCGTGGGTCAGCGGCGGTAG
- a CDS encoding HAD family hydrolase: protein MTVKGTLFDFSGTLLRIEPTEAWLRAVLDEEGLSVPPDDFVRYARQLEAAGALPGGAAPQRVPAHLAELWATRDVSAERHRAAYTGLARQVALPDARLYDALYDRHMTPAAWLPYPDAAEVLGELRRRGVGVAVVSNIGWDLRPVFRAHGLDAWVNAYVLSYEHGIQKPDPRLFGTACEALGLDPRDVLMVGDDRRADGGAAELGCAVHFVDHLPAGERPSGLRPVLRLVG from the coding sequence ATGACGGTCAAGGGCACGCTCTTCGACTTCTCCGGCACGCTGCTCAGGATCGAGCCGACCGAGGCGTGGCTGCGCGCCGTTCTCGACGAGGAGGGACTGTCCGTACCGCCGGACGACTTCGTACGGTACGCGCGGCAGTTGGAGGCGGCGGGGGCCCTGCCCGGCGGCGCCGCTCCGCAGCGGGTGCCGGCGCACCTGGCCGAGCTGTGGGCCACGCGCGACGTGAGCGCGGAGCGGCACCGCGCCGCCTACACGGGTCTCGCCCGCCAGGTCGCCCTGCCCGACGCGCGGCTGTACGACGCCCTGTACGACCGCCACATGACGCCGGCCGCGTGGCTCCCGTACCCGGACGCCGCCGAGGTGCTCGGAGAACTGCGCCGGCGCGGCGTCGGCGTCGCCGTGGTCAGCAACATCGGATGGGATCTGCGGCCGGTCTTCCGCGCCCACGGCCTCGACGCGTGGGTGAACGCGTACGTCCTGTCGTACGAGCACGGCATCCAGAAGCCGGATCCGAGGCTCTTCGGGACCGCGTGCGAGGCGCTCGGACTCGATCCGCGCGACGTCCTGATGGTCGGCGACGACCGGCGCGCCGACGGCGGCGCGGCGGAACTCGGCTGCGCCGTGCACTTCGTGGACCACCTGCCCGCCGGCGAACGGCCCTCGGGGCTGCGTCCGGTGCTGCGGCTGGTGGGCTGA